The DNA region TTCAGGTTTTCCATCCTTCCTTATCTATGGGTGACATTGAATTACAAAAAGTCTTAAAAACCCAGAATCAACATGTGTGTCCACCTTTTATTTTATAGGAGCTGGTGAAGAATGAGTCTTACAGGACGCAGATCAAGCTGAAGGccaaggaggtggaggagaaagatCTGGCCCTTCAGGCGAAGGAGTATGAAGAAGGGCTGGTGGCGACTCCTGCAAAGACTCTGGCTGAAGGTCATGCAGCCGCCACTAGTTTCGGGAAGCAGGAGATCAGCGAGGACCCCACCAGCACGGCAAACACATTTCAGCCTGGCTCCTGGATGCCCACCTCCAAGAAATAGACTGagatgtccacacacactgaagctgcTGTGCAGTATATGAACTAACAGAAAAGCCCCACAATAAACACTGCCTTTGTGAAAGTGATATTCAATTTTTGTCAAGActtgatattatttttttttattggaaacATCATTCACAATAATCCAATGCATGTGAGctacaaacacaaatatgacCTCAGTAAGGACCAGTTGGTTCAACTCATCTTGGAGTCAGTCTCACATGATCATGCGTTAGGTTTCACAGAGGAAGTGTTTATTTCGAGGCAGTTTTATTGGTCTGTATTACATCATAAAGAGGTTTATATTTTTGTGGTCCCTTTAGTATATTGAATATACACAAAGACATCCTCTTAAAGCTGTGATGTGTAAGTGATGAGTTATTTAATGTAGTTGAAAGGTTTGTTACGGAAGAAAAACACTGGAATTGCTCATTAGTACACCGGCTACACTGGTTTCAGGGATACTGAAACAAATAATTCTGTTAATTAAATCAGTATTACATCTGTACCGAGGcaaatcaaaaatgttttaattacaCCAAGAATTCAGCTATGTCCAAAGAAATGATGCAgatgtaattattatttagaaaataaaggGTTGAAGTGTAAAGATGAATAGAACGAGATGTGGTGAAAGCAGGTGGGAAAGATTAAAGAGCACatgtgaaattaaattaaatctgttCAGTCCAGTCCATGGTGTAATGAGACTGTAGTTACAATAAATGCTGTGTTAATGGTTCTGTTCATGATGAAGGTGGTGTCCACTGCTTTTAAATCAAGGCCTATTAATCACAAGATAAAGTCATGAATAGTGTTAACAGTAAACTGCAGCTCTTTCACCCCAGGTCAGACTTTATGTTGGCTACAGAGCTGATGAAGAAAGGAGCTTAAAACATAAAAGCTTGAGGACTTGTAAAAATCCAACAGTTGAAAAGATGGTCGTCTTCCTACACATGtaaacttttttttctaaatgctcTCAGGAGATGCATCCAGGGATGAATAAAAGTTAATGAggaagaaaaaggggaaaacGAATAGGCTGAAATGTGCATTTGTCCACCTGCCTGTGTTGAGAATTATCGCTTTTAACTGCTTCTTTAAAGGCTCACGAGTGCTTAGAATTACAGTGCCTATAAAAACTATTCATCCCACTGGacttttgaatgttttattattgtacAACACTGAGTCGCAGTGAAtgtaaaaccattttttttagACTAATAAACGGAAGACGAATCAAATTGAATGCAAATAGTTATGTTAAGAGCAGAGAGTGAATAAATGTACGATTACTGTTGCTTAACAGTAAAACCTGGTCTGACAGTCGTTACATCACATCCTGACTGCATGCTATATGGTTTATTGTCACACAAAACGAGGGGGGTGAAtactttttaaatagttttaattaAACTCGCTTGTGTTAATtccacaaaaaagaaaatgttcttaTCAACCATGGAAACTTTATTGATTAAAAAGTTATAATTTGGATACTTTGCGAGTGACGTGGAGAAAAAGTTCCAGTTTGCTCGTTACATCGTCAATTCAGCAGAACAGAGATGTCAACAATGGAATGCAAGGTGTTGCAACAGCTGCACAATATTATCAGCGGATTTCTGTATAAAACACATCATACAGATAACCACTGCGCTCTTGCTGACCTAAGTCCCACTGGGACAAGCCTCCTCCAGGCAGTACTGTCCGTCTCAGCACTATTAGGCCTGTGGGGCCCCTG from Limanda limanda chromosome 5, fLimLim1.1, whole genome shotgun sequence includes:
- the ndufaf2 gene encoding NADH dehydrogenase [ubiquinone] 1 alpha subcomplex assembly factor 2 gives rise to the protein MSRVASALRRTFGIAREHVGTDHLGNRYYFVPEQKTWTGRLVRAKRMVEAANPTEYEYIEGSIPMEWDAWIRGRRKEPPSVEELVKNESYRTQIKLKAKEVEEKDLALQAKEYEEGLVATPAKTLAEGHAAATSFGKQEISEDPTSTANTFQPGSWMPTSKK